One Onychostoma macrolepis isolate SWU-2019 chromosome 10, ASM1243209v1, whole genome shotgun sequence genomic region harbors:
- the lpar1 gene encoding lysophosphatidic acid receptor 1 has translation MDDRQCYYNETIAFFYNRSQKYLATEWNAVSKLVMGLGITVCIFIMLANLLVMVAIYINRRFHFPIYYLMANLAAADFFAGLAYFYLMFNTGPNTRRLTVSTWLLRQGLIDTSLTASVANLLAIAIERHITVFRMQLHTRMSNRRVVVVIVIIWTMSIIMGAIPSVGWNCICAIDTCSNMAPLYSNSYLGFWAIFNLVTFVVMVVLYAHIFMYVRQRTMRMSRHSSGQRRNRDTMMSLLKTVVIVLGAFIVCWTPGLVLLLLDVVCSNCNVLTYEKFFLLLAEFNSAMNPIIYSYRDKEMSVTFKQILCCQRQENVNGTAEGSDRSASSINHTVLSGAHHNDHSVV, from the exons ATGGATGACAGACAATGCTACTACAATGAAACCATAGCCTTTTTTTACAATCGTAGTCAGAAGTATCTGGCCACAGAATGGAACGCCGTAAGCAAGCTAGTGATGGGACTTGGGATtacagtatgtatttttattatgctaGCTAACTTGCTTGTGATGGTGGCCATCTACATCAACCGCCGATTTCACTTTCCAATCTACTATCTAATGGCTAACCTCGCAGCCGCGGACTTCTTTGCGGGACTTGCCTATTTCTACTTGATGTTTAACACAGGACCCAATACGAGAAGGCTAACAGTCAGCACATGGTTGCTTCGCCAAGGCCTCATCGATACGAGCCTTACAGCTTCAGTTGCCAACTTGTTAGCTATAGCCATTGAGCGCCACATAACCGTGTTTCGCATGCAGCTCCATACCCGCATGAGCAATCGACGAGTAGTTGTAGTTATCGTCATCATCTGGACCATGTCTATCATCATGGGCGCCATTCCTAGTGTGGGCTGGAACTGCATCTGTGCTATAGATACTTGCTCCAACATGGCTCCCCTCTACAGCAACTCCTACTTGGGCTTCTGGGCGATCTTCAACCTGGTGACATTTGTGGTGATGGTCGTTCTATACGCCCACATATTTATGTACGTACGTCAGCGAACCATGAGGATGTCCCGGCACAGCTCGGGTCAACGGCGGAACCGGGACACTATGATgagcttgctgaaaacagtcGTGATTGTGTTGG GTGCTTTCATTGTGTGCTGGACACCCGGTTTGGTGCTTCTCCTGCTGGACGTGGTCTGCTCCAACTGCAATGTCCTGACCTATGAGAAATTCTTCCTTCTTTTAGCGGAATTCAACTCTGCCATGAACCCTATCATATACTCCTACCGGGACAAGGAGATGAGCGTCACATTCAAACAGATCCTGTGCTGTCAGCGCCAGGAGAATGTGAACGGTACAGCAGAGGGTTCGGACCGGTCTGCATCCTCCATCAACCACACGGTCCTGAGCGGAGCGCACCATAACGACCATTCAGTGGTCTGA